The DNA sequence CACGCTCGAAGAAATAACTTAAAACCAGAAAACAGGGAATATTTAAACCTAACAACCAGACGAGGAGTCGGTGCGGGTAAATGTCTTGAACAAACACCTTCGTGAGTGTAATGCGGAGTCCAAAGAGACAGGCAGCCAGTGTCACAATCAGGTCTCCGCTGAGATACTCCAAGGTGCCACCGCCTCGTAGGTTCGGCGCGATAGCTGCAATGACACCACCAAAGGCAGAGAGAACCCCCAATATCTTCCTAACAGAGAGCCGATCGTCCGGAAGCCAAAAGTGCCCGAATACAACAGTAAAAATTGGGTAAAGCGCGAAAAAAATGGTTGAGCGAGAAGCGATAGTGAGCTCAGTGCCGATGTTCAACAGAACGGTATGAAATGCGTGCAATACCGCAACGACGGACAACCGGCGCACTTCTTCAAAACGCAACCGCATCGACATTCCCTGGAAAAAGCCCACACCACCAACAGCAAAAGCCCCTAATATATAACGAAGAAATGCCATTTTCAGGGGCGGAATGCCTTGCAAACTGATTTTAACGGCGAGCGAATTCCCACCGTAGAGAGAAATGGTAGACAATACAAGGGCAATAATCTTACCGGGCGGATCTTCGTTTCTAAATTCTTTTTCTATCATAATTCTAATGTGAGTTCGGAAAAACCCTAAACATTTTTGATGCTAATTACCGATACACTATAGACAGATACAGAGAAGGGTGAGGCACAGGACCTCACCCAACACGATTTGTTATACCAATTCTAACAGGACTTACGCAAAATTGGGTCAGAACGCCTATTTTGATATGGTGAAGGCACTTTCTAACAGGGTTCGGTGCGGTTGGAAACCGCACCTACCAGGGGAGTGCGTAAGTCCTATCTAATTGATAATTCCTCTTAAAAGGTTGGCTATTTTTCAGCACTGCTCGGTGCGGTTAGAAACCGCACCTACTGGGTGTGACGTGAGTCGGTTCGGTTAATGCGAGATAAACTTTTAGAAATGGTATTAGGACGAGGGTACGGTTTCTGAGAACGATTACCTCTCAATGAGTTCGATATGAACGTTGTCAGGTCCGTTAAAGAACGCCCTTTTGATTTCAGGTAGCAGATAGTCGAGTTCTGCGCCTTTCGCCTGGAGTTCTTCGACGGTCGCCTCGAGGTTTTCTACAGTGAAAGCAAGTTGGAAGAGCCCCCAGCGTGGATTGCCGCTGGTATCTTCTACCTCCATGTCCTCTAATTTAGAGGAGAGGAATATCCGTTCCCCGCCGATCTCCATACGGACGACTTCTAATCTGCCGACATCAACTGTTTCTAAGACCTTGCCGTCAAACATATTTTCGTAATAACTGATTGTTCTGTCCAAGTCCTCGCACCGAAGATGGACGTGGTCAAATGTAAATGCCATTTTTAGAATTTCCTTTCCTTAGAAGTAGCGCGCTTGACGGCGCGCAAGTGTAAACGTTGAACCTACTCAACATATCCGAGATCCCGTAATCTATCTTCCAGAATCTCTGTTTCCTCAACCGTAGATTCTTGTGCTTGCAAGTGCTGGTAATTAGAGTTCATCAGGATTTCGTCATACGCGTTGCGGAAACGGTCTGGGTCTTCGCAGGTGAGATCTTCGCCGCTCAACACATCCCGATACACAAACTCACCCGTATTTTCATCTTCACGATAAAGATATTCACCATCCGTTAGCGACCAGAGTTGAACTCCTTCCGAAAACCTATTAATCTCTGTGTTATCAACCGTTGTCCGAGAAGTTACGCGGTGGTGTGGCATCTCCAAGTTGTTTTTGTTGAGAAATCTGATCCCGAAGCGAGTGTCCAATTCCGACAGGACCAATCGATCGTCATTAATTTCCGATGGAGATAACAGATCTTGTCCATATCCGTGATAGTTGACATCAATACCCGCAAGGTTCGTGATTGTCGGGAACAGATCAATCGCTGAAATGGGTGGATCCGGGAATTCCAAATTCGTTGTGCCGGGAATATGTACTAACAGCGGGACGTGTAGCACATTCTGATGGAGCGTGGCACCGTGGTTTATAATCTCATCGCAGATACCTTCACCGTGGTCCCCGAAGATGAAGACCGCCCATTCTGAGAGTTGAAGTTGCTTCAGAATTTCGACCAACTTAAATTCCAGGACATGCGTCGCAGCGGCATAATAGATACGTAACGCCTCATCCGTCCTACTGTTATCAACAAGATACTCGAAGCTTGACGCGCCCGGAATCCCGCTCATGCCGTATTCAGCGTGTGCGTACCAGAAATGCAGGAAACAAAATTGCGGCACGTCCGAAGGCTGCTTGAGCCGTTGGATTAGGTTCTCAAGCGAACCGAGATGTTGTGCTTCTGCATTCGGATCGACCTCTGTAATAAATGGCTCATAGTCGAGGAAGCGGAACACATCGGGACGTTCCGAACGGCTCGTGATATGATAGCCGGCATCACTGAATATCTGAAATAGGTTTGGAATCCCCTCGAACATCTTGAGATAACTCTGTCCGTAGAGACCGTGTTCAAAGGGGTAGAGGCCTGTAAAATAGGAGGTATGAGACGGACGGGTCGCTGGTGCCGACACAAAAAACTTTTCAGCAAACGAGAAATCCTTGGTTAGCAGATCGAACTTCGGCGTATTAAAAAGGGGATTCGTCCGACTGAGTGCATCGAACCGCCAGCAATCAACTGAGATGAGTAGAAATTTATTGACAGTGTTGATTTTCATCGTCTCATCCATCAAACGCGCGTTGTATTGGAGTGCAGAATATCATAGTATATTTGACGGATCTCGTCAACGGAAAAAGAGGAAACGCCGTCCTTCTTTTTTGACAATAAATACCGAAAATGTTAAAATAATCTTATGGATGTGAAACGCAAAACAACTCGCCCATGGATCAGAAGCAAACTAATTTTTATCTGCTTGAGCATCTGTTTTTTCACTCCCACGGAGGCAGGGTTCACTGAACGCCTGCTTGTCATCGTCAATGACACAGACAGTAGTGAGATGGTGCTGATTCCAGCTGGGAGTTCTCTCATGGGAAGTACACCCGCACAAACTGCCGCTTTGATTGACAAGGATGACCGGCTCGCTGCCGATTTTTTCCACGCCGAACAGCCTCAGCACGCTGTTTCGCTTCCGGCTTTCTATATGGATCGCTATCCTGTGACCAACGCCCAATATGCGGCTTTTATCGCCGCAACCGGGCATCCGGCACCGAAGTATTGGACATCCGCGCCACATATAGGGACTGAAGCATCCTTTCCTGTCGGTGCCAAACACGGCACACACCCTGTTGTGGGGGTCTCTTACGCTGATGCTATAGCGTACTGCGAATGGGCAGGAAAACGCTTGCCTACGGAAGCGGAATGGGAGAAGGCGGCACGCGGTGGACTCGCCAATCAGCAGTATCCCTGGGGAAACGAATCCTCTCGAAATCATGCAAACACTGCTGGAGCTTGGGGGAAAGACAAGTGGCTTTGGACCTCGCCGGTTGGAGATTTTCCACCGAATGGGTACGGATTATCCGATATGGCGGGCAATGTGTTTGAGTGGTGTGCTGACTGGTATGCCTCGGATTATTACCAGCGGACGCAAGGCGAAAATCCACAGGGACCTGAGGAGGGACAAACCCGTGTTTTGCGCGGCGGTTCGTGGAGTAACAATGTTTTTGGCATCTATCAGATGCGGTGTGCGTATCGATTTCACGCGCGTCCAGAAACCCGAAATCTCACTATCGGTTTTCGGTGTGCTGCAACCCCTGCCCCTTAATACGACTCGATTTGATTATCACCCTCCACAATTTTCAGAAACCGATTCGTAGGTACATCTTCAAATCGCTGAGTGATACCGCTCTGCCACCGGATTTCCAATTCGACCTGTTTGTGTGTGCCAATCCCGAAGTGTAGGCGCAAATCGTTTTGTGAGAGGTAACTTGAACCACTCTGGACCTCTCGTATCTGCTGATGATCACCGATCTTGAGGAGAACTCGCGTCCCAATGGCAGCACGGTTGGAAACAGTCCCCACCAGTTTAAGATTTAT is a window from the Candidatus Poribacteria bacterium genome containing:
- a CDS encoding DMT family transporter → MIEKEFRNEDPPGKIIALVLSTISLYGGNSLAVKISLQGIPPLKMAFLRYILGAFAVGGVGFFQGMSMRLRFEEVRRLSVVAVLHAFHTVLLNIGTELTIASRSTIFFALYPIFTVVFGHFWLPDDRLSVRKILGVLSAFGGVIAAIAPNLRGGGTLEYLSGDLIVTLAACLFGLRITLTKVFVQDIYPHRLLVWLLGLNIPCFLVLSYFFERGKPIALTLANGAGMLYQGWILTGFCFLTLTWVLRKYKASKLTVLYFFMPVSGVLFSNLLLGDELPLSVLAGTVLIAGGIYLVNLRR
- a CDS encoding VOC family protein, with the protein product MAFTFDHVHLRCEDLDRTISYYENMFDGKVLETVDVGRLEVVRMEIGGERIFLSSKLEDMEVEDTSGNPRWGLFQLAFTVENLEATVEELQAKGAELDYLLPEIKRAFFNGPDNVHIELIER
- a CDS encoding sulfatase-like hydrolase/transferase; the protein is MKINTVNKFLLISVDCWRFDALSRTNPLFNTPKFDLLTKDFSFAEKFFVSAPATRPSHTSYFTGLYPFEHGLYGQSYLKMFEGIPNLFQIFSDAGYHITSRSERPDVFRFLDYEPFITEVDPNAEAQHLGSLENLIQRLKQPSDVPQFCFLHFWYAHAEYGMSGIPGASSFEYLVDNSRTDEALRIYYAAATHVLEFKLVEILKQLQLSEWAVFIFGDHGEGICDEIINHGATLHQNVLHVPLLVHIPGTTNLEFPDPPISAIDLFPTITNLAGIDVNYHGYGQDLLSPSEINDDRLVLSELDTRFGIRFLNKNNLEMPHHRVTSRTTVDNTEINRFSEGVQLWSLTDGEYLYREDENTGEFVYRDVLSGEDLTCEDPDRFRNAYDEILMNSNYQHLQAQESTVEETEILEDRLRDLGYVE
- a CDS encoding formylglycine-generating enzyme family protein; this encodes MDVKRKTTRPWIRSKLIFICLSICFFTPTEAGFTERLLVIVNDTDSSEMVLIPAGSSLMGSTPAQTAALIDKDDRLAADFFHAEQPQHAVSLPAFYMDRYPVTNAQYAAFIAATGHPAPKYWTSAPHIGTEASFPVGAKHGTHPVVGVSYADAIAYCEWAGKRLPTEAEWEKAARGGLANQQYPWGNESSRNHANTAGAWGKDKWLWTSPVGDFPPNGYGLSDMAGNVFEWCADWYASDYYQRTQGENPQGPEEGQTRVLRGGSWSNNVFGIYQMRCAYRFHARPETRNLTIGFRCAATPAP